A region from the Sphingomonas flavescens genome encodes:
- a CDS encoding FtsK/SpoIIIE family DNA translocase, translated as MATVATRAAKRELAPDWRDSLRETARRFFVRTGGVLLLLVSVAGGLALATHNPNDPSLSTAAGGPPTNWLGSVGAYSSDILLLLFGLGAALFVPVVAIAGLRLLRLQPVAGIGRGLLLAAVGAVLLGVALGLTSASAVSGLPSGWGGALGLGAAHGVDALVNLIPNAQIAGPARLALLLLFGLAGLAVGFFALGLAEEERGWLRGLVQREPRERRAAPRRTEIVEDRPAAAAPPRPKPTVAVAEPARAVAPAAKPAGRKPSSAQPTLALGDSYVLPTIDLLAPPPKETRQQIDRAGLERNARLLETVLEDFKVRGDIVEVRPGPVVTMYELEPASGVKSSRVIALADDIARNMSALSARVATIPGRSVIGIELPNQKREMVSLSELVGSQAFEDQNMSLPLILGKNIAGDPVIADLAPMPHLLVAGTTGSGKSVGLNCMILSLLYRYGPDQVKMIMIDPKMLELSIYDDIPHLLSPVVTEPGKAVRALKWTVEQMEERYRMMANLGVRALPSFNAKVREARAKGAKLGRRVQTGYDADTGQPLYETEALEYDVLPQIVVVVDELADLMMTAGKEVEFLIQRLAQKARAAGIHLIMATQRPSVDVITGVIKANLPTRVSFQVTSKIDSRTILGEQGAEQLLGKGDMLYMPGGKQIIRVHGPFVSDEEVRAVAEHWRRQGAPDYVQAVTEEPEDGGYLFDGQPTGEDDAETQLFRKAVQIVAESQKASTSYLQRQLRVGYNSAARLIERMEKEGLVGQPDHVGRREVLIDPDGHPI; from the coding sequence ATGGCAACGGTTGCAACGCGCGCCGCCAAGCGAGAACTGGCGCCCGATTGGCGGGATTCGCTGCGCGAAACGGCACGGCGATTCTTCGTGCGCACAGGAGGCGTGCTGCTGCTCCTTGTCAGCGTAGCCGGCGGTCTCGCGCTGGCGACGCATAATCCCAACGATCCGTCGCTGAGCACCGCCGCGGGCGGACCGCCCACCAACTGGCTGGGCAGTGTCGGCGCCTATTCGAGCGACATCCTGCTGCTTCTCTTCGGGCTTGGCGCAGCCCTGTTCGTCCCGGTCGTCGCGATCGCCGGCCTGCGGCTCTTACGGCTTCAACCGGTCGCAGGAATTGGCCGCGGGTTGTTGCTGGCAGCGGTCGGCGCCGTGCTGCTCGGTGTCGCTCTAGGCCTCACGAGTGCTTCCGCAGTTTCAGGCCTGCCTTCAGGCTGGGGCGGTGCCCTCGGCCTGGGCGCGGCACATGGCGTCGACGCGCTAGTGAACCTGATTCCTAACGCACAGATCGCTGGCCCTGCACGCCTCGCGCTGTTGCTGCTGTTTGGTCTGGCGGGTCTTGCCGTCGGCTTCTTCGCCCTAGGCTTGGCCGAAGAAGAGCGGGGCTGGCTTCGTGGTCTGGTGCAGCGCGAGCCGCGCGAACGTCGCGCCGCACCGCGTCGTACGGAAATCGTGGAAGATCGTCCTGCCGCGGCTGCGCCGCCTCGACCCAAGCCGACCGTAGCGGTCGCCGAACCCGCTCGCGCCGTCGCTCCGGCGGCCAAGCCGGCCGGCCGCAAGCCGTCAAGCGCGCAGCCGACGCTGGCCCTTGGCGACAGCTACGTACTGCCGACCATTGACCTGCTGGCCCCGCCGCCCAAGGAGACCCGCCAACAGATCGACCGCGCCGGCCTCGAACGGAACGCCCGCCTGCTCGAGACCGTCCTCGAAGACTTCAAGGTTCGCGGCGACATCGTCGAGGTTCGCCCCGGACCCGTCGTCACCATGTACGAGCTGGAACCCGCGAGCGGCGTCAAATCGAGCCGCGTGATCGCGTTGGCCGATGACATTGCTCGCAACATGTCGGCGCTGTCGGCACGCGTCGCGACGATCCCGGGTCGAAGCGTCATCGGCATCGAACTGCCCAACCAGAAGCGCGAGATGGTGTCGCTGTCCGAACTGGTCGGAAGCCAGGCGTTCGAAGATCAGAACATGTCGCTGCCGCTGATCCTCGGCAAGAATATCGCCGGCGATCCGGTCATAGCCGACCTCGCGCCGATGCCGCACCTGCTTGTCGCCGGCACCACCGGATCGGGCAAATCCGTCGGCCTCAACTGCATGATCCTCTCGCTCCTGTACCGCTACGGGCCGGACCAGGTGAAGATGATCATGATCGATCCTAAGATGCTCGAGCTCAGCATCTACGACGACATTCCGCACCTGCTGTCGCCAGTCGTGACAGAACCCGGCAAGGCTGTCCGCGCGCTCAAATGGACCGTCGAGCAGATGGAGGAGCGCTATCGCATGATGGCGAACCTCGGCGTCCGCGCTTTGCCCAGCTTCAACGCCAAGGTGCGTGAGGCGCGCGCCAAGGGCGCCAAGCTCGGCCGCCGCGTCCAGACCGGCTACGACGCCGATACCGGCCAGCCGCTCTACGAAACCGAAGCACTGGAATATGACGTGCTGCCGCAGATCGTGGTTGTGGTCGACGAGCTCGCCGACCTGATGATGACCGCCGGCAAGGAGGTCGAGTTCCTGATCCAGCGCTTGGCGCAGAAGGCGCGCGCTGCGGGCATCCACCTGATCATGGCGACGCAGCGGCCGTCGGTCGACGTCATCACCGGCGTCATCAAGGCCAATTTGCCGACCCGCGTCAGCTTTCAGGTCACCAGCAAGATCGATAGCCGCACCATCCTTGGTGAGCAGGGCGCGGAGCAGCTGCTGGGCAAGGGCGACATGCTCTACATGCCCGGCGGCAAGCAGATCATCCGCGTCCACGGACCGTTCGTCAGCGACGAGGAAGTCCGCGCGGTCGCCGAGCATTGGCGGCGTCAGGGCGCGCCGGACTATGTTCAGGCTGTCACCGAGGAGCCGGAAGACGGCGGCTACCTGTTCGACGGCCAGCCGACAGGCGAGGACGACGCCGAGACCCAGCTATTCCGCAAGGCGGTTCAGATCGTCGCCGAAAGCCAGAAAGCCTCGACCTCCTACCTCCAGCGGCAGCTTCGCGTCGGCTATAATAGCGCTGCGCGGCTCATCGAGCGGATGGAGAAAGAGGGCCTGGTCGGGCAGCCCGACCACGTCGGTCGCCGCGAAGTCCTGATCGATCCTGACGGGCATCCGATCTGA
- a CDS encoding UbiH/UbiF/VisC/COQ6 family ubiquinone biosynthesis hydroxylase, producing the protein MERSDVIILGGGLVGLTMAAALDSSGLSAIVIDPADPAPRSEAAFDGRTSAVSSSSMRMLETIGVTAHLGAPGCPIRRIAVADGLKPGALHFDADEEEPLGVMHENRHLRRALQARAESGANIQLLWKSRVAKIDRGEHGVLVAFEDGRRLTAPLLIAADGRNSWTREAAGINIARWKYDHQAIVSVLRHERPHDHVAYEIFFPSGPFALLPMNDDGVGHRSAIVWSVPNGDAAGWLSLSDADFAAEAEAAMGGFFGKVEMLAPRSSFPLGFHHAAQITAQRLALIGDAAHAIHPIAGQGLNLGFRDVAALAEVLVEGARLGLDLGDQQLLTRYQRWRSLDALSVAFATDSLTRLYGVPGAAASAVRRFGMGIVSKISPLRDRLKSEAQGTSGTLPLLLRGLAI; encoded by the coding sequence ATGGAGCGCAGTGACGTGATCATCCTAGGCGGCGGGCTGGTCGGCCTGACCATGGCCGCCGCGCTAGACTCGAGCGGCCTCTCCGCCATCGTGATCGACCCCGCCGATCCCGCGCCGCGCAGCGAGGCAGCGTTCGACGGCCGCACCAGCGCCGTCTCGTCCAGCTCGATGCGGATGCTCGAAACCATCGGCGTCACCGCGCACCTGGGAGCGCCCGGCTGCCCGATCCGCCGCATCGCGGTCGCCGACGGACTGAAGCCGGGCGCGCTGCATTTCGATGCGGATGAAGAAGAGCCGCTCGGTGTGATGCACGAAAACCGCCACCTGCGCCGGGCGTTACAGGCGCGCGCCGAATCTGGCGCCAACATTCAGCTTCTCTGGAAATCGCGTGTCGCGAAAATCGATCGCGGTGAGCACGGAGTTCTGGTTGCGTTCGAGGATGGCCGCCGCTTGACCGCGCCGTTGCTGATTGCCGCCGATGGGCGCAATTCGTGGACGCGCGAAGCGGCCGGCATCAACATCGCCCGCTGGAAGTATGACCATCAGGCGATCGTCTCAGTGCTGCGGCACGAACGACCGCACGACCACGTCGCTTACGAGATTTTCTTTCCGAGCGGACCGTTCGCGCTACTGCCGATGAACGACGATGGCGTCGGTCACCGGTCGGCGATTGTTTGGTCGGTCCCCAACGGCGACGCCGCAGGCTGGCTGTCGCTGAGCGACGCAGATTTCGCCGCCGAAGCCGAAGCGGCGATGGGCGGCTTTTTCGGCAAGGTCGAGATGCTCGCGCCGCGTTCGTCTTTCCCGCTCGGCTTCCACCATGCGGCGCAGATCACCGCGCAGCGGCTGGCGCTGATTGGGGATGCGGCGCATGCGATTCATCCAATCGCTGGGCAGGGTTTGAATCTCGGCTTCCGGGATGTTGCCGCGCTTGCCGAAGTGCTTGTCGAAGGCGCGCGGCTCGGGCTCGATCTCGGCGATCAGCAGTTGCTGACCCGCTATCAGCGCTGGCGCTCGCTCGATGCGCTGTCCGTAGCCTTTGCCACGGACAGCCTGACGCGCCTTTACGGCGTGCCCGGCGCCGCAGCGTCGGCAGTCCGCCGTTTCGGAATGGGAATCGTCAGCAAGATTTCGCCACTGCGCGATCGGCTGAAGAGCGAAGCGCAAGGAACGAGCGGCACGCTACCGCTGCTGCTTCGAGGACTGGCAATCTAA
- a CDS encoding LON peptidase substrate-binding domain-containing protein encodes MSRTLRVPIFPLSGALLFPRSQLPLHIFEPRYREMTRDAIDGGGQIAMIQPQRYDDDNKAPLYGVGCVGEIVGVEEMDDGRFNIVLLGSNRFRLIREIENDTLYRCAEVDISAFNDSEPDALPMIQRAEVEREARKLGDALGLAVDWAAVARLDDEMLVNAIAQVAPFDVGAKQALLEEISLNGRADLLVQLMQFHRMAVNGGVEIEPTLQ; translated from the coding sequence ATGAGCCGTACGCTCCGCGTTCCCATCTTCCCGCTGTCCGGCGCGCTGCTGTTCCCGCGCTCGCAGCTTCCACTCCACATCTTCGAGCCGCGCTATCGCGAGATGACCCGCGATGCGATCGACGGCGGCGGTCAGATCGCCATGATCCAGCCGCAGCGCTACGACGATGACAACAAGGCGCCACTCTACGGCGTCGGCTGCGTTGGCGAAATCGTCGGCGTCGAGGAGATGGACGACGGACGGTTCAACATCGTCCTGCTGGGATCCAACCGATTCCGGCTCATCCGCGAGATCGAGAACGACACGCTTTACCGGTGCGCCGAAGTCGACATCTCAGCCTTTAATGACAGTGAGCCCGATGCACTACCGATGATCCAGCGCGCCGAGGTCGAGCGCGAGGCGCGCAAGCTCGGCGATGCCCTGGGCCTGGCGGTGGACTGGGCGGCCGTCGCGCGCCTGGACGATGAGATGCTGGTCAACGCGATTGCACAGGTCGCGCCCTTCGACGTCGGCGCCAAGCAGGCGCTGCTGGAAGAAATCTCGCTCAACGGCCGCGCCGATCTCCTGGTCCAGCTGATGCAATTCCACCGGATGGCGGTGAACGGCGGCGTCGAGATCGAACCGACGCTTCAATAA
- a CDS encoding tetratricopeptide repeat protein, with product MTEAERESLERFERDVIEPSMTALVILDFWAEWCGPCKQLSPVLDKVAEDYAAKGVKLAKIDVDQEKMLAAQFRIQSIPTVYAIYRGQPVADLTNYRSEGQIKKALDQLLAQLKIEPEGATPKAEIEPLIAMGEQILADGDPPRAANVFRQVREMAPDNPEVLGGLIRALVAGHELTEADNILESLPEDLRKKPEISRARAAFEIASAPKADTSGLDSRLASNPDDHEARLELANAKMADGDRDAAADALLEIIRRDREWNDGAARQRFLQLLEAQGLEDPWSSTQRRRLSALLFT from the coding sequence ATGACCGAAGCCGAGCGCGAATCGCTCGAGCGCTTCGAACGCGACGTGATCGAGCCGTCGATGACGGCGCTCGTGATTCTCGATTTCTGGGCGGAATGGTGTGGGCCATGCAAACAGCTGTCGCCCGTGCTCGACAAGGTCGCGGAAGACTATGCCGCCAAGGGCGTGAAGCTCGCCAAGATCGACGTCGACCAGGAAAAGATGCTGGCGGCGCAGTTTCGCATCCAGTCGATCCCCACCGTCTACGCCATCTATCGCGGACAGCCGGTCGCAGATCTGACCAACTATCGCAGCGAGGGGCAGATCAAGAAGGCGCTCGACCAGTTGCTCGCGCAGCTGAAGATCGAGCCCGAAGGCGCAACGCCGAAGGCCGAAATCGAGCCGCTGATCGCCATGGGTGAGCAGATCCTGGCCGATGGCGACCCGCCGCGCGCCGCCAACGTCTTCCGGCAGGTGCGCGAGATGGCGCCCGACAATCCGGAGGTGCTTGGCGGCCTGATTCGCGCGCTCGTTGCCGGCCACGAGCTGACCGAAGCCGACAACATTCTCGAAAGTCTCCCGGAGGATCTGCGGAAGAAGCCCGAGATCAGCCGGGCGCGAGCGGCCTTTGAGATTGCGTCGGCGCCAAAGGCCGACACGTCCGGGCTTGATTCTCGACTCGCGTCCAATCCCGACGATCATGAGGCGCGACTAGAACTCGCGAACGCGAAAATGGCCGATGGTGATCGCGATGCCGCCGCCGATGCGTTGCTCGAGATTATCCGGCGGGATCGCGAATGGAACGACGGTGCTGCTCGCCAGCGCTTCCTGCAGTTGCTTGAGGCTCAAGGCCTTGAGGATCCCTGGTCAAGCACGCAGCGGCGTCGCCTGTCGGCCCTGCTCTTTACATGA
- a CDS encoding NAD-dependent succinate-semialdehyde dehydrogenase, producing MNDQAQLTRPASDDRLQTVNPATGEPGKSYELHTLDEALDAAHRAHDAQREWRRTSFAERSQVFHEAAEILRARKDEFARLMTEEMGKTITDGRAEVEKCAFHCDWFADHAEGYLTRQEADIGGGEAFVTFNPIGIVLAIMPWNFPFWQVFRAVAPALMAGNGMLLKHASNVPGCALAIEDVLHGAGVPKDLFRTLLLPTKHIEALIKSDHVAAVTLTGSVAAGKAVASESGAVLKKCVLELGGSDAYVVLEDADVEAAAKVAAKARMVNGGQSCIAGKRFIVVRDILPQFEAALVEAMRGFVMGDPNDEASQFGPMVSIKARDEIHEQVKQSVANGARLLLGGERPDRPGAWYPATVLTDVRAGQPAHDEEVFGPVAAIIAAADEADAIRIANDSEFGLGSGVLTSDLDRGRRIAAEELEAGMSFVNENVRSDSRTPFGGVKHSGYGRECGVFGIHEFVNIKTVHVKPVERAAPAKVE from the coding sequence ATGAACGACCAGGCCCAACTGACCCGCCCTGCCAGCGACGATCGTCTGCAGACCGTTAACCCCGCAACGGGCGAGCCGGGCAAATCCTATGAACTGCACACCCTCGACGAGGCCTTGGACGCCGCGCACCGGGCGCATGATGCTCAGCGCGAATGGCGGCGGACGTCATTCGCCGAGCGCTCGCAAGTCTTTCACGAGGCCGCCGAGATCCTCCGCGCGCGGAAGGACGAGTTCGCCCGGCTGATGACCGAGGAGATGGGCAAGACCATCACCGACGGCCGCGCTGAGGTCGAGAAATGCGCTTTCCACTGCGACTGGTTCGCCGATCACGCGGAAGGATATCTGACGCGGCAGGAGGCCGACATCGGTGGCGGCGAAGCGTTCGTCACCTTCAACCCGATCGGCATCGTGTTGGCGATCATGCCGTGGAATTTTCCGTTCTGGCAGGTGTTCCGCGCGGTCGCGCCGGCGCTGATGGCCGGCAACGGTATGCTGCTGAAGCACGCCAGCAACGTTCCCGGGTGCGCGCTCGCGATCGAAGACGTGTTGCACGGGGCGGGCGTTCCCAAGGACTTGTTCCGGACGCTGCTTCTGCCGACCAAGCATATCGAAGCACTAATCAAGAGTGATCATGTCGCCGCGGTTACGCTGACTGGCAGCGTGGCGGCCGGGAAGGCGGTTGCCAGCGAATCGGGGGCGGTGCTGAAGAAATGCGTGCTGGAGCTGGGCGGGTCAGACGCTTATGTCGTGCTGGAAGATGCCGATGTCGAAGCGGCGGCGAAGGTCGCTGCGAAGGCGCGAATGGTGAACGGCGGGCAGAGTTGCATCGCCGGCAAGCGCTTCATCGTCGTCCGCGACATCCTCCCGCAGTTTGAGGCGGCGCTGGTCGAGGCGATGCGCGGTTTCGTCATGGGTGACCCCAACGATGAAGCCAGCCAGTTCGGTCCGATGGTCAGCATCAAGGCGCGCGATGAGATCCACGAGCAGGTCAAGCAGAGCGTCGCCAACGGTGCGCGGCTGCTGCTCGGCGGCGAAAGGCCCGACCGGCCTGGCGCTTGGTATCCGGCCACCGTGTTGACCGACGTCCGCGCCGGCCAGCCTGCCCACGATGAGGAAGTGTTCGGCCCGGTTGCGGCAATTATTGCCGCCGCCGACGAAGCCGACGCGATCCGCATTGCCAACGACAGCGAGTTCGGGCTCGGCTCGGGCGTGTTGACGTCCGACCTCGACCGGGGGCGGCGCATTGCGGCCGAAGAACTCGAAGCGGGTATGAGCTTCGTCAACGAGAACGTCCGCTCGGACTCACGCACGCCGTTCGGCGGCGTAAAGCACTCGGGCTATGGCCGCGAATGCGGCGTCTTCGGCATCCACGAATTCGTCAACATCAAGACCGTGCACGTGAAGCCGGTCGAGAGGGCCGCACCCGCCAAGGTCGAATAG
- a CDS encoding uroporphyrinogen-III synthase, whose amino-acid sequence MARLLVLRPEPGARATIERARAQGLDAVATPLFVVEPLEWDVPQASGFDGILLTSANALRHGGDGLQALRGLKAYVVGNATAQAAREAGFDVAATGDAGVERLLGSIEPDLRLLHLCGVDRRSSNGARQKITEIPVYCSKPVDDVEFPDADAALIHSARAGARLSELTQDKSVLTIIAISQAAADAAGDGWRAVEVAEHPTDEALLALAARLCNKPRP is encoded by the coding sequence ATGGCGCGCTTGCTGGTCCTGCGTCCGGAGCCCGGCGCCCGCGCGACTATCGAGCGGGCGCGCGCACAGGGACTGGACGCTGTCGCAACCCCGCTTTTTGTCGTCGAGCCGCTCGAATGGGACGTTCCACAGGCGTCAGGCTTTGATGGGATCTTGCTGACCAGCGCCAATGCTTTGCGGCACGGCGGCGACGGGCTCCAGGCCTTGCGCGGACTCAAGGCCTACGTGGTCGGCAACGCGACTGCGCAGGCAGCACGCGAGGCGGGTTTCGATGTGGCCGCGACGGGCGATGCGGGCGTTGAGCGATTGCTCGGGTCAATCGAGCCGGACCTCAGGTTACTTCATCTCTGCGGCGTCGATCGTCGTAGTTCGAATGGAGCGCGGCAGAAAATCACGGAGATTCCCGTGTATTGCTCCAAACCGGTCGATGATGTCGAATTTCCGGATGCGGACGCGGCGCTGATCCATTCCGCGCGTGCTGGAGCCCGGCTGTCAGAACTGACGCAGGACAAATCGGTTCTGACGATAATCGCCATCAGCCAGGCGGCCGCCGATGCGGCTGGCGACGGCTGGCGCGCAGTGGAAGTGGCCGAGCATCCGACCGACGAGGCGTTGCTGGCGCTGGCCGCTCGCCTGTGTAACAAGCCGCGCCCGTAA
- the hemC gene encoding hydroxymethylbilane synthase: MQGLRLGTRGSPLALAQARKVAAAIETAQRWPDGFVEIVPVTTTGDKVQDRPLAEIGGKALWTKELDRALLAGEVDFCVHSMKDVESERPAEIHIAAVRPRGDVRDRIIGAESIEKLKQGAVVGTSSPRRAAQVRRLRPDVKIVPIRGNVETRLRKVESGEVDATLLASAGLKRLEIDAGTAIPTEIILPAPGQAVIGMECRTNDTRTQSVLSTVSNEITYNCVMAERAFTRALGATCHSPVAAFCVLEDGDLRMRAQLFNEDGSEMVEQRAVFDCDELRSCEELARSMLAAAPESIRRLFES; this comes from the coding sequence ATGCAAGGACTTCGCCTCGGGACTCGCGGATCACCACTGGCGCTGGCCCAGGCGCGCAAGGTCGCCGCGGCGATCGAGACCGCGCAGCGCTGGCCCGATGGGTTCGTCGAGATCGTTCCCGTGACCACCACCGGCGACAAGGTGCAGGACCGCCCGCTGGCCGAGATTGGCGGGAAGGCGCTTTGGACCAAGGAGCTCGACCGGGCGCTGCTGGCTGGAGAAGTCGATTTCTGCGTCCATTCGATGAAAGACGTCGAAAGTGAGCGACCGGCCGAAATCCATATCGCCGCCGTCCGACCGCGCGGGGACGTGCGCGACCGCATCATCGGCGCCGAATCGATTGAGAAGCTGAAGCAGGGTGCTGTTGTGGGGACATCGTCGCCGCGCCGCGCTGCACAGGTGCGGCGGCTCCGGCCCGACGTGAAGATCGTGCCGATCCGCGGCAATGTCGAAACGCGGCTACGCAAGGTCGAAAGCGGCGAGGTCGATGCGACATTGCTTGCTTCCGCTGGGCTGAAGCGGCTTGAAATCGATGCCGGCACGGCGATACCAACCGAGATTATCCTGCCGGCGCCCGGCCAGGCGGTGATCGGCATGGAATGCCGCACGAACGATACGCGAACGCAGAGCGTCCTCAGCACCGTCAGCAATGAAATCACATACAATTGCGTGATGGCCGAACGCGCTTTCACTCGCGCACTTGGCGCGACCTGCCATTCGCCGGTCGCTGCCTTTTGCGTGCTCGAGGATGGGGATCTCCGCATGCGCGCGCAGCTGTTCAATGAGGACGGCAGCGAGATGGTCGAGCAGCGCGCGGTGTTCGATTGCGACGAACTGCGCAGTTGCGAAGAATTGGCGCGCTCGATGCTGGCGGCAGCGCCCGAATCCATCCGGAGGCTGTTCGAGTCCTGA
- the tsaD gene encoding tRNA (adenosine(37)-N6)-threonylcarbamoyltransferase complex transferase subunit TsaD — protein MTVILGLESSCDDSAVALVTADRRILAQAVVGQNSAHQPYGGVVPEIAARAHVEILPSLIRKVLDDAKLSIQDVDAVAATAGPGLIGGVMVALLAGKGLALSAGKPLIAVNHLEGHALSPRLADPDLQFPYLLLLVSGGHCQLLEVTGVGDYRRLATTIDDAAGEAFDKAAKLLGLPYPGGPAIEQLAKDGSADAVPLPRPLVGSGEPHFSFAGLKSAVQRAVVSGDFAPADLAASFQQAVVDCLVDRTRLALERSDAPALVVAGGVAANQAIRSALEELAARYHRRFSVPPGWLCTDNAAMIAWAGAERFTRGDCDGLEAPARARWPLDETADKVRGAGVKA, from the coding sequence ATGACAGTCATCTTGGGTCTCGAAAGCAGCTGCGACGATAGCGCCGTGGCGCTCGTCACCGCCGACCGCCGCATCCTCGCGCAGGCGGTGGTGGGCCAGAACAGCGCGCACCAGCCCTACGGCGGCGTGGTGCCGGAGATCGCCGCCCGCGCGCATGTCGAGATTTTGCCCTCGCTTATTCGCAAGGTGCTGGATGACGCCAAGCTGTCGATCCAGGATGTCGATGCGGTCGCTGCGACGGCGGGCCCCGGGCTGATTGGCGGCGTGATGGTCGCGCTTCTGGCCGGCAAGGGGCTGGCGCTGTCGGCGGGCAAGCCACTGATCGCCGTCAACCATCTCGAAGGGCATGCGCTTTCGCCTCGGCTTGCCGATCCGGACCTACAGTTTCCGTACCTGCTGCTGCTGGTTTCGGGCGGACACTGCCAATTGTTGGAGGTGACAGGTGTCGGTGACTATCGCCGCCTCGCCACCACCATAGACGATGCGGCAGGGGAGGCGTTCGACAAGGCGGCCAAGCTGCTCGGCCTGCCCTATCCTGGCGGCCCCGCCATCGAACAGCTTGCCAAGGATGGCAGCGCGGACGCCGTACCATTGCCCCGACCGCTCGTGGGCTCGGGCGAACCGCATTTCTCTTTCGCCGGCCTCAAGAGCGCTGTGCAGCGCGCAGTCGTCTCGGGCGACTTCGCGCCGGCCGACCTCGCCGCCAGTTTCCAGCAAGCGGTAGTCGACTGCCTCGTCGATCGCACCCGCCTTGCGCTCGAACGTAGCGATGCTCCGGCGTTAGTTGTCGCGGGCGGAGTTGCCGCCAACCAAGCGATTCGGTCAGCCCTTGAGGAACTCGCCGCGCGCTATCACCGCCGCTTCAGCGTACCACCGGGCTGGCTGTGCACCGACAACGCGGCGATGATTGCCTGGGCAGGCGCTGAACGGTTTACGCGCGGCGATTGCGACGGACTCGAAGCACCGGCGCGAGCGCGCTGGCCCCTGGATGAAACAGCCGACAAGGTGCGCGGCGCGGGGGTAAAGGCATGA
- a CDS encoding NAD(P)H-dependent glycerol-3-phosphate dehydrogenase: MKLGIVGGGAWGTALAQVAATGGRETMLWALEPEVVDAVNARHENPAYLAGIPLDLAIRATSDLADLEQCDAWLMVTPAQHMRSVLERAGGSDRPLVLCSKGIEEGSGELLHRVAKQACPGAPVGVLSGPTFAHEVAKGLPTAVTLAAENDGLAQQLRDRIAQPTFRVYLSDDVTGAEIGGAVKNVLAIACGVVEGKGLGQNARAALIGRGFAEMTRFGMALGAKRETLAGLSGLGDLVLTCSSTSSRNYSLGKGIGEGRAAAELMANRKTVAEGAFTAPVLAKLARDKGIDMPIVAAVDELISGRASVDQVLDALLTRPPRAEGV, encoded by the coding sequence ATGAAGCTCGGCATTGTTGGCGGGGGCGCGTGGGGTACGGCGCTGGCGCAAGTTGCCGCGACAGGCGGACGCGAGACCATGCTTTGGGCCTTGGAGCCCGAGGTCGTTGATGCCGTCAACGCGCGCCACGAGAACCCGGCCTATCTTGCGGGCATCCCGCTCGACCTCGCGATCCGCGCGACGTCGGACCTCGCGGATCTCGAGCAGTGCGATGCCTGGCTGATGGTCACCCCGGCCCAGCACATGCGCTCGGTGCTCGAACGCGCGGGCGGTAGCGACCGACCACTGGTCCTCTGCTCCAAGGGCATTGAGGAGGGCAGCGGCGAACTCCTTCATCGTGTGGCGAAGCAGGCTTGCCCCGGCGCGCCGGTCGGCGTGCTATCGGGTCCGACCTTTGCCCATGAAGTGGCCAAAGGACTGCCGACCGCGGTCACGCTTGCCGCCGAGAATGATGGCCTCGCGCAGCAGCTGCGCGACCGGATCGCCCAGCCCACCTTCCGTGTTTACCTGTCGGATGACGTCACAGGCGCGGAGATCGGCGGCGCCGTGAAGAATGTGCTCGCGATCGCCTGCGGCGTCGTCGAAGGCAAAGGCCTCGGCCAGAATGCGCGCGCCGCGCTCATCGGCCGTGGTTTCGCGGAAATGACGCGCTTCGGCATGGCCTTGGGCGCCAAGCGAGAAACGCTCGCCGGTCTCAGCGGTCTCGGGGATCTCGTCCTGACCTGCTCATCGACCAGCTCGCGTAATTATTCTCTAGGAAAGGGCATCGGCGAAGGCCGTGCGGCCGCCGAGCTGATGGCCAATCGCAAGACGGTCGCCGAGGGCGCCTTTACCGCACCGGTCTTGGCGAAGCTTGCCCGCGACAAGGGCATCGACATGCCGATCGTCGCGGCGGTTGATGAGCTGATTTCCGGGCGCGCTAGCGTCGACCAGGTGCTCGATGCACTGCTGACGCGTCCCCCGCGCGCCGAGGGCGTGTGA